In Zingiber officinale cultivar Zhangliang chromosome 8B, Zo_v1.1, whole genome shotgun sequence, a single genomic region encodes these proteins:
- the LOC122017913 gene encoding probably inactive leucine-rich repeat receptor-like protein kinase At5g48380: MEKGLRRNFLSVPMKCRRFVPILQILIWFSLNYICYGTLTDIECLRRFRGSVNDPQHNVFDSWSFDNTTDGSICKFAGVECWHPDESRILNLHLSYMGLQGQFPLGLENCTSLTALDLSGNNFTGSIPSDIDKRVPFVTRLDLSFNSFSGAIPLSLFNCSYLNSLKLQHNQLSGLIPWELGRLDRLTDFDVSNNQLAGPIPSFEHNIPAMSFSGNPGLCGRPLDGCAGSSKNSNPGVIIGSAVAGVVITVIIVGVVLYFCMRRMPIKKKEKDLEENKWAKSIKGVKGAKVSMFEKSVSKMKLSDLMKATNDFSKDNMIGAGRTGTLYKATLPDGTFLAIKRLQDSQKSEKQFVSEMATLGNVRHQNLVPLLGYCIAKKEKLLVYKYMPLGTLHDQLHDSASQGKSLEWPTRLKISVGAAKGIAWLHHSCNPRILHRNISSKSILLDEDYEPKISDFGLARLMNPLDTHLSTFVNGEFGDLGYVAPEYSRTLVATLKGDVYSFGVVLLELITGEKSTQVSKASETFRGSLVEWVTSLTNNSLLQDAIDESLIGEDNNSELFQFLKVACSCVLPGPKERPTMFEVCQLLRAIGEKYHFSTGDDILFPVPSNDAETLEELIVAK; this comes from the exons ATGGAAAAGGGACTAAGAAGAAATTTTCTATCTGTGCCCATGAAGTGTAGACGCTTTGTTCCTATTCTTCAGATACTAATTTGGTTTTCACTCAATTATATATGTTATGGTACTCTGACCGACATTGAATGCTTAAGAAGGTTCAGGGGTTCTGTAAACGACCCTCAACACAATGTATTTGATTCGTGGAGTTTTGACAACACAACAGATGGGTCTATATGCAAGTTTGCTGGTGTTGAGTGTTGGCATCCTGATGAAAGCAGAATCCTCAATCTTCATCTTTCCTACATGGGACTCCAAGGCCAGTTCCCATTGGGACTTGAGAATTGTACGAGCCTGACTGCGCTTGACCTATCGGGCAATAACTTTACTGGATCTATTCCTTCTGATATTGACAAAAGGGTACCTTTTGTCACTAGGCTTGATCTTTCATTCAATAGTTTCTCAGGTGCAATTCCTCTCAGCCTTTTTAATTGCAGCTATCTTAATTCCCTCAAGCTCCAGCATAATCAATTGAGTGGACTGATTCCTTGGGAACTAGGCCGCCTCGATAGGCTGACAGACTTTGATGTTTCTAACAATCAGTTAGCTGGTCCAATCCCATCATTTGAACATAATATTCCAGCAATGAGCTTTTCAGGCAACCCTGGACTATGCGGACGACCATTGGATGGATGTGCAGGGAGTTCAAAGAATTCCAATCCTGGGGTAATTATAGGCTCAGCTGTGGCTGGTGTTGTTATAACCGTCATTATTGTTGGGGTGGTTTTGTATTTTTGCATGCGGAGAATGCCTatcaagaaaaaagaaaaggaccTAGAAGAAAACAAGTGGGCGAAGTCGATAAAAGGAGTTAAAGGTGCCAAG GTGTCTATGTTTGAGAAATCTGTGTCGAAGATGAAGTTGAGCGATCTCATGAAAGCAACAAATGATTTCAGCAAAGATAATATGATTGGTGCTGGTAGAACTGGGACTCTGTACAAGGCAACACTTCCAGATGGCACTTTTCTTGCTATCAAAAGATTGCAGGACTCGCAGAAATCTGAAAAGCAGTTTGTATCAGAGATGGCAACGCTTGGAAATGTTCGGCATCAAAACTTGGTTCCACTTTTGGGTTATTGCATTGCCAAAAAGGAAAAGCTCTTGGTTTACAAGTACATGCCCTTGGGGACCCTCCATGATCAGCTGCATGATTCTGCTTCACAAGGGAAAAGTTTAGAATGGCCAACAAGACTGAAAATTAGTGTCGGTGCAGCAAAAGGAATAGCTTGGCTTCACCACAGCTGCAACCCACGCATTCTCCACCGAAACATTAGTTCTAAAAGCATACTCCTGGATGAAGATTACGAGCCCAAAATCTCTGATTTTGGACTTGCAAGGCTTATGAATCCGCTAGATACACATCTCAGCACTTTCGTGAACGGTGAGTTTGGCGACTTAGGTTATGTAGCTCCCGAGTATTCTCGTACGCTAGTTGCAACACTGAAGGGTGACGTCTACAGTTTCGGAGTAGTACTTCTTGAATTGATCACTGGTGAAAAATCCACTCAAGTTTCCAAGGCTTCAGAAACCTTTAGAGGCAGCCTGGTGGAATGGGTAACCTCTCTCACAAATAACTCTCTTCTTCAGGATGCGATCGATGAATCTTTAATTGGGGAGGACAACAACAGTGAGCTGTTTCAATTCTTGAAAGTTGCTTGTTCTTGTGTTTTGCCTGGTCCCAAGGAGAGGCCTACCATGTTCGAAGTATGCCAACTCCTAAGAGCAATCGGGGAGAAGTACCATTTCTCAACAGGCGATGATATTCTCTTTCCGGTCCCAAGCAACGATGCTGAAACCCTCGAGGAACTTATCGTGGCGAAGTAA